One genomic segment of Rhodothermales bacterium includes these proteins:
- the aroC gene encoding chorismate synthase — protein MIRYLTAGESHGEALIGIVEGMPAGVPVTAADLDEHLARRWLGYGRGGRAKIERDRVHIYSGVRFSHTLGSPIALRLDNAAYQKDRAGWPEAMAVEGSGVGVEKVTLPRPGHADLVGVQKYGFDDIRPVIDRSSARETAMRVACCSLARVLLRHLGIEVGSHVVRIGEVGYDGPEDWQDRVAALVEKGGARALYEAADADEVRMLDADLSAACIDHIKATKKAGDSLGGVYEVVVTGVPPGLGSYVHWDRRLDGQLAQAILSIQAQKAVEIGDGFAGGSRPGSQFHDPITKENGQFRRTSNHAGGIEGGVSNGMPIVVRGTMKPIPTLIRPLGSVDLATGEPQPTRYERSDVTSVPAASTVAEATVALVIANAVLEKFGGDSLDELRARFEALDEGGFGP, from the coding sequence ATGATCCGTTATCTCACCGCCGGCGAGTCGCACGGCGAGGCGCTCATCGGGATCGTCGAAGGGATGCCGGCCGGCGTCCCCGTCACGGCCGCCGACCTCGATGAACACCTCGCGCGCCGTTGGCTCGGATACGGGCGCGGCGGTCGGGCGAAGATCGAGCGGGACCGCGTGCACATCTATTCCGGCGTCCGCTTCTCGCACACGCTCGGCAGTCCGATCGCGCTCCGGCTCGACAACGCGGCGTACCAGAAAGACCGCGCGGGCTGGCCCGAGGCGATGGCCGTCGAAGGCTCGGGCGTAGGCGTCGAAAAGGTCACGCTTCCCCGGCCCGGCCACGCCGACCTCGTCGGCGTGCAGAAGTACGGGTTCGACGACATCCGCCCCGTCATCGACCGGTCGAGCGCGCGGGAGACGGCGATGCGCGTCGCGTGCTGCTCGCTCGCTCGCGTCCTCCTCCGCCACCTCGGCATCGAAGTCGGCAGCCACGTCGTCCGCATCGGCGAGGTCGGGTACGACGGGCCGGAGGACTGGCAGGACCGCGTCGCCGCGCTCGTCGAAAAAGGCGGCGCACGCGCGCTCTACGAAGCCGCCGACGCCGACGAGGTCCGCATGCTCGACGCCGACCTCTCGGCCGCATGCATCGACCACATCAAGGCCACGAAGAAGGCGGGCGACTCGCTCGGCGGCGTCTACGAAGTCGTCGTGACGGGCGTGCCGCCCGGCCTCGGGTCGTACGTCCACTGGGACCGACGGCTCGACGGCCAGCTCGCGCAGGCGATCCTCTCGATCCAGGCACAGAAAGCCGTCGAGATCGGCGACGGGTTCGCGGGCGGCTCCCGCCCCGGCTCGCAGTTCCACGACCCGATCACGAAAGAGAACGGGCAGTTCCGCCGGACGAGCAACCACGCCGGCGGGATCGAAGGCGGCGTCTCGAACGGGATGCCGATCGTCGTGCGCGGCACGATGAAGCCGATCCCGACGCTCATCCGGCCGCTCGGCTCCGTCGACCTCGCCACCGGCGAGCCGCAGCCGACGCGCTACGAGCGGAGCGACGTCACGAGCGTCCCCGCCGCGAGCACCGTCGCCGAGGCCACCGTTGCCCTCGTGATCGCGAATGCCGTGCTCGAAAAGTTCGGCGGCGATTCGCTCGACGAACTCCGTGCCCGGTTCGAGGCACTCGACGAAGGTGGGTTTGGGCCCTGA
- a CDS encoding T9SS type A sorting domain-containing protein, with the protein MRVLSLLLGVCLLLPPAALAQTEVQKITSSDIGALDNFGTRVALDDDLAVVGAPRENCNVGPTCGAAYVFRKQPDGSWAQTQKLTAPGARSFGIDVVITDALSFGNVPRQIVVGSYFDGCAGSTQCGAAYVFDPQPNGSFAQSQRLVASDASPGDRFGIALSTGGGWLTIGAPGDNCAAGPDCGAAYRFVRGFLGTWSEFQKLTPDDPGAGDAFGIDVAGGLDAYVGADFDDCAAGNDCGAVYYFTRLLDGSFGQIQKVTPSDPEAGARFGSKVESLGAELVVGAPFRECEDGGRCGAAYGFENQPGGNYGGTFVETQRLTIPDAEAVSAFGISLALSEDYLVVGDHFDSCASGIDCGTAYRFARQTDGRWAEPVPFTSSDNDTEDQFGISLALDGDALFVGAQSDACAAGTSCGSVYVFDLSSAAIALDVRVGRVATANCSDPADPGTCTVSEASVTAAPGEELVVRYAVENTGDVPLTIHDLTDSAAGTVLSNLGFTLEPGQSVSVGIFVTAPTIPNVYVREATWTAQNDEGTVAQAAATYEVNVEITSAPDDDGDGVPDADDNCPATPNPDQADSDEDGIGDACDTAEPGPCPEALIVSDFASTGSEFIELKNVGSAPIDFAEVSCSVAATYQNVYFAAPPSGVLAPGATVSVPTGVVLRDTFSGLAVVNREPLAVGTSIPAVQPDIVTSLVYLSGGTVYGFFHVDAATQQRYCTEYETARLHPFAQSQCASARNGGVVESPATLDHAAMIAAAEEEVAARTAGALPTTYAFGAAYPNPLSAHTTLGVEVPEAAKVRVVVYDVLGRTVAVLLDEAVEAGRHEAVLEASTLAAGTYLVRMTAGPAGSAFAATQLLTIIR; encoded by the coding sequence ATGCGTGTCCTCTCCCTCCTGCTCGGCGTCTGCCTCCTCCTCCCTCCGGCGGCCCTCGCCCAGACCGAGGTCCAGAAAATCACCTCCTCCGACATCGGCGCGCTCGACAACTTCGGCACCCGCGTCGCGCTCGACGACGACCTCGCCGTCGTCGGCGCCCCCCGCGAGAACTGCAACGTGGGACCGACGTGCGGCGCGGCGTACGTGTTCAGGAAGCAGCCCGACGGCTCGTGGGCTCAGACGCAGAAGCTGACCGCGCCCGGCGCCCGGTCCTTCGGCATCGACGTGGTCATCACCGACGCGCTCTCCTTCGGCAACGTCCCCCGCCAGATCGTCGTCGGCTCGTATTTCGACGGCTGCGCGGGCAGCACCCAATGCGGGGCGGCCTACGTCTTCGACCCCCAGCCCAACGGCTCCTTCGCACAGAGCCAGCGGCTCGTGGCGTCCGACGCCAGCCCCGGCGACCGCTTCGGCATCGCGCTCTCGACCGGCGGCGGGTGGCTCACCATCGGCGCGCCGGGCGACAACTGCGCGGCGGGGCCCGACTGCGGCGCGGCCTACCGCTTCGTGCGCGGCTTCCTCGGCACCTGGTCCGAGTTCCAGAAGCTCACCCCGGACGACCCCGGCGCGGGCGACGCGTTCGGCATCGACGTCGCCGGCGGGCTGGACGCATACGTCGGCGCTGACTTCGACGACTGCGCGGCCGGGAACGACTGCGGCGCGGTCTACTACTTCACGCGCCTGCTCGACGGCTCATTCGGGCAGATACAGAAGGTGACGCCGTCCGACCCGGAAGCAGGCGCCCGGTTCGGCTCTAAAGTCGAGAGCCTCGGGGCCGAGCTCGTGGTCGGGGCCCCCTTCCGCGAGTGCGAGGACGGAGGCCGATGCGGAGCGGCCTACGGTTTCGAGAACCAGCCCGGCGGCAACTACGGCGGCACCTTCGTCGAGACCCAGCGCCTCACGATCCCGGACGCCGAGGCGGTGTCCGCCTTCGGCATCTCGCTCGCGCTCTCCGAGGACTACCTCGTCGTCGGCGACCACTTCGATAGCTGCGCGAGCGGGATCGACTGCGGCACCGCCTACCGCTTTGCCCGGCAGACCGACGGACGGTGGGCCGAGCCGGTCCCGTTCACGAGCTCCGACAACGACACCGAAGACCAGTTCGGGATCTCCCTCGCCCTCGACGGCGACGCCCTCTTCGTCGGCGCCCAGAGCGACGCGTGCGCCGCCGGCACGTCGTGCGGCTCGGTCTACGTGTTCGACCTCTCCAGTGCGGCCATCGCCCTCGATGTCAGGGTCGGCCGTGTAGCGACCGCGAACTGCTCGGACCCCGCGGACCCGGGCACCTGCACCGTGTCGGAGGCCAGCGTGACGGCGGCCCCGGGAGAGGAGTTGGTGGTGCGGTACGCCGTCGAGAACACCGGCGACGTGCCGCTGACGATCCACGACCTCACGGACTCGGCAGCGGGGACGGTGCTGAGCAACTTGGGGTTTACACTAGAACCGGGGCAGAGCGTCTCCGTCGGCATTTTCGTGACCGCGCCCACGATTCCGAACGTCTACGTCCGCGAGGCCACGTGGACGGCCCAGAACGATGAGGGAACGGTCGCGCAGGCAGCGGCCACCTACGAAGTAAACGTCGAAATCACCAGCGCGCCCGACGACGACGGCGACGGCGTGCCCGACGCCGACGACAACTGCCCCGCTACGCCAAACCCGGACCAGGCGGACAGCGACGAGGACGGCATCGGCGACGCCTGCGACACGGCCGAGCCCGGCCCCTGCCCCGAGGCCCTCATCGTCTCGGACTTCGCCTCGACCGGCTCGGAGTTCATCGAACTGAAGAACGTCGGCTCCGCCCCCATCGACTTCGCCGAGGTTTCGTGCTCCGTCGCCGCCACCTACCAGAACGTGTACTTCGCTGCACCGCCCTCGGGTGTGCTCGCTCCGGGCGCGACGGTGTCGGTCCCCACCGGCGTCGTGCTCCGTGACACGTTCTCCGGCCTCGCCGTGGTCAACCGCGAGCCGCTGGCGGTGGGCACGTCGATCCCGGCGGTCCAGCCCGACATCGTAACGTCGCTCGTCTACCTCTCGGGCGGGACGGTCTACGGGTTCTTCCACGTCGATGCGGCGACGCAGCAGCGCTACTGCACGGAGTACGAGACGGCGCGGCTCCACCCCTTTGCGCAGAGCCAGTGCGCGTCGGCGCGGAACGGCGGAGTCGTCGAGAGCCCGGCGACGCTCGACCACGCGGCGATGATCGCGGCGGCTGAGGAGGAGGTGGCGGCGCGGACGGCCGGCGCGCTCCCGACGACGTACGCGTTCGGAGCGGCCTACCCAAACCCGCTTTCCGCGCACACCACGCTCGGCGTCGAGGTGCCCGAGGCGGCGAAGGTCCGCGTCGTGGTCTACGACGTGCTCGGGCGCACCGTCGCCGTGCTCCTCGACGAAGCCGTGGAGGCGGGACGCCACGAGGCCGTGCTCGAAGCGTCGACGTTGGCGGCAGGGACGTATCTCGTCAGGATGACGGCGGGCCCCGCCGGGTCCGCGTTCGCCGCCACGCAGCTCCTCACCATCATCCGATAG
- a CDS encoding tetratricopeptide repeat protein, translating into MDADRLDRIQHLFFAALEHPSETRAGFLDAACDDAELRRAVEAYLAADTDEAAFLLDEPLVRLYEPTEEALDAVEGEEPDAVEGRPIGPYRLRRLLGRGGMGTVYLAEREDVGRQVALKVVRGDLADPAARRRFELERRMLARLEHPHIARLYDAGVADDGTPYFAMELVDGVPLTEYCDRERLGLDARLRLVGQVGRAVQHAHQQFIVHRDLKPSNILVTEDGTVKLLDFGIAKALDEAGEESGALTVTGRRVLTPAYAAPEQRTGGPATAATDVYSLGVVLFELLTGKRPDTSADPTREPDRPSTAVTEADATSEEAALARQTTTKRLARRLRGDLDVVCLKALQPEPERRYASAEAFVEDIKRHLAGLPVTARRDSVGYRLRKFARRHRQGIAAAVLGVLVLALVTGLYTVRLQAERDRALTEARKAERVSAFLADLFGASNPFAEVGGDTLRARDLLDRGAARVDAELADEPEVQAAMLRVLGDVYYRLGLYDRAQPLLERALAVRRDALGPAALDVAESLHDLAWLHVQRGDYATADSLGRQSLALYERDGERTVGLAAALVLAASTRYFLADYAAADSLYKMGYALNLALLGPDATETVTGLRDLGHVAFARGDTEAALRYAVLTLAGYRRIYGDAHPTIAKALNDLGFLEKRRARYAEAEAYYRDALAMERALGGDGDMGVASVASNLGAVLVDQARYGEAEPLLREALAVWQREDHPHTASALSHLVRVAREQGRLDTALVLQREALATARRHHGETHPRVANMLSALGDVLLARGDARGAERAYREGHAIDAALHEADHPKLAAGSVRIGEALIAQRRYDEADALLRAALAPLRRTTDTDPMGLAAALEGLGRAATARGQYEEAEQLLGEALRLREARYGPGSPHLRETREALAALYEAWGRPGDAALDLD; encoded by the coding sequence ATGGACGCCGACCGCCTCGACCGCATCCAGCACCTCTTCTTCGCCGCTTTGGAGCACCCCTCCGAGACGCGGGCCGGCTTCCTCGACGCCGCCTGCGACGACGCCGAGCTCCGCCGCGCCGTCGAGGCGTACCTCGCTGCCGACACCGACGAGGCGGCGTTCCTGCTCGACGAGCCGCTCGTCCGCCTCTACGAGCCAACGGAGGAGGCGCTCGACGCGGTAGAGGGTGAGGAACCCGACGCCGTCGAAGGCCGCCCCATCGGGCCGTACCGTCTGCGTCGCCTGCTCGGGCGCGGCGGGATGGGGACCGTCTACCTCGCCGAGCGCGAGGACGTCGGCCGGCAGGTCGCGCTCAAGGTCGTCCGGGGCGACCTCGCCGACCCGGCCGCACGGCGGCGCTTCGAGCTCGAGCGCCGGATGCTGGCGCGGCTCGAGCACCCCCACATCGCCCGGCTCTACGACGCAGGCGTGGCCGATGACGGCACGCCGTACTTCGCGATGGAGCTCGTGGACGGCGTGCCGCTGACGGAGTACTGCGACCGCGAGCGGCTCGGCCTCGACGCCCGCCTCCGCCTCGTCGGGCAGGTGGGCCGGGCCGTGCAGCACGCCCACCAGCAGTTCATCGTCCACCGCGACCTCAAGCCGTCGAACATCCTCGTCACGGAGGACGGCACGGTCAAGCTCCTCGACTTCGGCATTGCGAAGGCGCTCGACGAGGCCGGCGAAGAGAGCGGCGCGCTCACCGTCACGGGCCGCCGTGTGCTCACGCCAGCGTACGCCGCCCCCGAGCAGCGCACCGGCGGACCGGCGACGGCGGCCACGGACGTGTACAGCCTCGGCGTCGTCCTCTTCGAGCTCCTCACCGGCAAGCGCCCCGACACGAGCGCCGACCCGACGCGCGAGCCCGACCGCCCCTCGACGGCCGTGACCGAGGCCGACGCGACGAGCGAGGAGGCCGCCCTCGCGCGGCAGACGACGACGAAGCGCCTCGCCCGCCGGCTACGCGGCGACCTCGACGTCGTCTGTCTCAAGGCGCTCCAGCCCGAACCGGAACGCCGGTACGCGAGCGCCGAAGCGTTCGTCGAGGACATCAAGCGGCACCTCGCCGGGCTCCCTGTCACCGCGCGGCGGGACTCCGTGGGCTACCGGCTGCGGAAGTTCGCCCGCCGCCACCGGCAGGGGATCGCCGCGGCCGTCCTCGGCGTCCTCGTCCTCGCCCTCGTCACCGGGCTCTACACGGTCCGCCTCCAGGCCGAGCGCGACCGCGCGCTCACCGAGGCGCGGAAGGCCGAGCGCGTTTCGGCATTCCTCGCCGACCTCTTCGGCGCCTCGAACCCCTTCGCCGAGGTCGGAGGCGACACGCTCCGCGCCCGCGACCTCCTCGACCGCGGCGCGGCGCGCGTCGACGCCGAGTTGGCGGACGAGCCCGAGGTGCAGGCGGCGATGCTCCGCGTCCTCGGCGACGTGTACTACCGGCTCGGCCTCTACGACCGGGCGCAACCCCTCCTCGAACGCGCCCTCGCCGTTCGCCGCGACGCCCTCGGCCCCGCCGCGCTCGACGTGGCCGAGAGCCTCCACGACCTCGCCTGGCTCCACGTCCAGCGCGGCGACTACGCCACCGCCGACTCGCTCGGACGCCAGAGCCTCGCCCTTTACGAGCGGGACGGAGAGCGCACGGTCGGCCTGGCGGCGGCGCTCGTGCTCGCCGCCAGCACCCGCTATTTCCTCGCCGACTACGCTGCGGCCGACTCGCTCTACAAGATGGGCTACGCCCTCAACCTCGCCCTGCTCGGCCCCGACGCTACGGAGACCGTCACGGGCCTCCGCGACCTCGGCCACGTCGCCTTCGCCCGAGGGGATACGGAGGCGGCGCTCCGCTACGCGGTCCTCACGCTCGCCGGCTACCGCCGGATCTACGGAGACGCGCACCCGACCATCGCCAAGGCGCTCAACGACCTCGGCTTCCTCGAGAAACGGCGCGCCCGCTACGCCGAGGCGGAGGCCTACTACCGCGACGCGCTCGCGATGGAGCGGGCGCTCGGCGGCGACGGCGACATGGGTGTGGCGAGCGTGGCGAGCAACCTCGGCGCCGTCCTCGTCGACCAGGCCCGCTACGGCGAGGCCGAGCCGCTGCTCCGGGAGGCCCTCGCCGTCTGGCAGCGGGAGGACCACCCCCACACCGCCAGCGCGCTCAGCCACCTCGTCCGCGTAGCCCGCGAGCAGGGCCGCCTCGACACGGCCCTCGTCCTCCAGCGTGAGGCGCTCGCGACCGCGCGGCGCCACCACGGCGAGACCCACCCCCGCGTCGCCAACATGCTGAGCGCTCTAGGCGACGTGCTCCTGGCCCGCGGCGACGCCCGAGGCGCCGAGCGCGCCTACCGCGAAGGCCATGCGATCGACGCCGCGTTGCACGAGGCCGACCACCCGAAGCTCGCGGCGGGGTCCGTCCGCATCGGCGAAGCCCTCATCGCGCAGCGCCGCTACGACGAGGCCGACGCCCTCCTCCGCGCCGCCCTCGCTCCCCTGCGCCGGACCACCGACACCGACCCGATGGGGCTGGCCGCCGCGCTCGAAGGGCTCGGTCGTGCGGCGACGGCTCGCGGGCAGTACGAGGAAGCAGAGCAGCTCTTGGGGGAGGCGCTCCGGCTTCGGGAGGCCCGTTACGGACCGGGCAGCCCTCACCTCCGCGAAACGCGCGAAGCCCTCGCGGCGCTCTACGAGGCATGGGGACGACCCGGCGACGCCGCGCTCGACCTCGATTGA
- a CDS encoding sigma-70 family RNA polymerase sigma factor, giving the protein MNSADPDPSVTRLLQELGAGRAEAFDELLPEVIGTLRSIAHRQLRRERPGHTLNTTALVNEAYLKLVGNDRKDWENRAHFFAVASRAMRHVLVSYARARNADKRGGGAVHITIDENSPPLAGPQVEELIALDQAMEQLERINPRHVRIVECRFFAGLTVTETAEALGVARVTVVRDWRMARAWLRHALESGGEPGTG; this is encoded by the coding sequence ATGAACTCTGCGGATCCCGACCCTTCCGTCACGCGGCTCCTCCAGGAGCTCGGCGCCGGGCGAGCCGAGGCCTTCGACGAGTTGCTGCCCGAGGTGATCGGCACGCTCCGGTCGATCGCCCACCGCCAGCTCCGACGGGAGCGCCCGGGGCACACGCTCAACACGACGGCCCTCGTCAACGAAGCGTACCTCAAGCTCGTCGGGAACGACCGCAAAGACTGGGAGAACAGGGCGCACTTCTTCGCCGTGGCGTCGCGGGCGATGCGGCACGTCCTCGTCAGCTACGCCCGCGCACGTAACGCAGACAAGCGAGGCGGGGGAGCCGTTCACATCACCATCGACGAGAACAGTCCGCCCCTCGCCGGCCCCCAGGTCGAGGAGCTCATCGCGCTCGACCAGGCGATGGAGCAGCTAGAGCGGATCAACCCCCGGCACGTGCGCATCGTGGAGTGCCGGTTCTTCGCGGGCCTCACGGTGACGGAGACCGCCGAGGCGCTCGGCGTCGCGCGCGTCACCGTCGTCCGGGACTGGCGGATGGCGCGGGCGTGGCTCCGCCACGCCCTCGAATCCGGGGGGGAGCCGGGGACAGGATGA
- a CDS encoding phytoene desaturase, whose amino-acid sequence MSWMSRLSRRADARLNVRTAPVSLGPDAPHVVVVGAGFGGLAAAVRLLVRGYRVTVVDRLDQPGGRARVFEQDGYTFDAGPTLITAPFLFAELWKLAGRRMEDDVEFVPISPFYRIRFDDGEVFDYTGDAAAMRREIARFNPDDVAGYDRFLKKSEQIYDVGFEELGHVPFGRVMDMARIAPAMAALESYRTVYGLVSKYIKDERLRQVFSFHPLLVGGNPFSTTSIYTLIAFLERKWGVWYAMGGTGALVRGIADLVEDLGGTFRLGETVEEITVEQDGRRPRATGVRLATGEHLASDLVVSNADAAWTYRHLIAPEHRTTWTDDRVDRAKLSMSLFVWYFGTDKQYEDVAHHTILLGPRYRELLDDIFHKKHLADDFSLYLHRPTATDPSMAPPGHDSFYVLSPVPHLDSGTDWSTETEKYRKAIAQSLSESVLPGLEDHLTASLTLTPQGFLDDYLSVRGAAFSFEPVLTQSAYFRPHNASEDVDGLYLVGAGTHPGAGMPGVLSSARVLDTVVPDPADLPVSRTLQTA is encoded by the coding sequence ATGAGCTGGATGTCCCGGCTATCGCGTCGCGCCGACGCCCGACTGAATGTCCGCACCGCCCCCGTATCGCTGGGGCCGGACGCCCCCCACGTCGTCGTGGTCGGGGCAGGGTTCGGGGGGCTCGCGGCGGCCGTCCGACTCCTCGTGCGCGGCTACCGCGTCACCGTCGTGGACCGGCTCGATCAGCCCGGCGGGCGCGCCCGCGTCTTCGAGCAGGACGGCTACACGTTCGATGCGGGCCCGACACTCATCACCGCGCCGTTCCTCTTCGCCGAACTGTGGAAGCTGGCCGGGCGGCGGATGGAGGACGATGTCGAGTTCGTCCCAATCTCCCCGTTCTACCGCATCCGGTTCGACGATGGCGAGGTCTTCGACTACACCGGCGATGCAGCCGCGATGCGCCGCGAGATCGCCCGGTTTAACCCGGACGACGTGGCAGGCTACGACCGCTTCCTCAAGAAGAGCGAGCAGATCTACGATGTCGGCTTCGAAGAGCTCGGGCACGTCCCGTTCGGGCGCGTGATGGATATGGCACGGATCGCCCCGGCGATGGCGGCGCTCGAAAGCTACCGGACGGTCTACGGCCTCGTGTCGAAGTACATCAAAGACGAGCGGCTGCGGCAGGTCTTCTCGTTCCACCCCCTCCTCGTCGGCGGCAACCCGTTTTCGACGACGAGCATCTACACGCTCATCGCCTTCCTCGAACGGAAGTGGGGCGTGTGGTACGCGATGGGCGGGACGGGCGCGCTCGTCCGCGGCATCGCCGACCTGGTCGAAGATCTCGGCGGGACGTTCCGCCTCGGCGAGACGGTCGAGGAGATCACCGTCGAGCAGGACGGTCGCCGTCCGCGCGCAACCGGCGTTCGGCTCGCCACCGGCGAGCACCTCGCGTCCGACCTGGTCGTCTCGAACGCCGATGCGGCGTGGACCTACCGCCACCTCATCGCTCCCGAGCACCGGACGACGTGGACCGACGACCGCGTGGACCGGGCGAAGCTCTCGATGAGCCTCTTCGTGTGGTATTTCGGCACCGACAAGCAGTACGAGGACGTCGCCCACCACACGATCCTCCTAGGCCCGCGCTACCGCGAACTCCTCGACGACATCTTCCACAAGAAGCACCTCGCCGACGACTTCTCGCTCTACCTCCACCGCCCCACGGCGACGGACCCGTCGATGGCCCCGCCCGGGCACGACAGCTTCTACGTCCTCTCGCCCGTGCCGCACCTCGACAGCGGGACCGACTGGAGCACCGAGACCGAGAAGTACCGCAAAGCCATCGCGCAGTCGCTCTCCGAGTCCGTGCTGCCGGGGCTCGAAGACCACCTCACGGCCAGCCTCACGCTGACGCCGCAGGGCTTCCTCGACGACTACCTCTCGGTGCGCGGCGCGGCGTTCTCCTTCGAGCCCGTGCTGACGCAGAGCGCCTACTTTCGCCCGCACAACGCGAGCGAAGACGTCGACGGGCTCTACCTCGTCGGCGCGGGGACGCACCCCGGCGCGGGCATGCCCGGCGTGCTCTCCTCGGCCCGCGTGCTCGACACCGTCGTGCCCGACCCCGCCGATCTCCCTGTTTCCCGAACCCTCCAAACCGCCTGA
- a CDS encoding AP2 domain-containing protein, whose amino-acid sequence MSKHHHVVRIDIEPSEDSPRRSSTHGWQVRVSHDGTRKTKFFADRKYGGREAALQLAIDHRDELLEARPEPSGPVERRAQKRSTSGVAGVRLAFKNETAYIEANWVGDDGRSVTSFSVGRWGLRKATWQACKSRAVGLGVRNPERIQTMFETAYPNLQESLAAALAERNQEALPTLGAGEVGGDGAMHRSVQEPKQQEA is encoded by the coding sequence ATGTCGAAGCATCATCACGTCGTCCGCATCGACATCGAGCCGTCCGAGGACAGCCCGCGCCGTAGCTCTACGCACGGTTGGCAGGTCCGCGTGAGCCACGATGGGACGCGCAAGACCAAGTTTTTCGCCGATCGCAAGTACGGCGGGCGCGAGGCCGCGCTCCAACTCGCCATCGACCACCGCGATGAGTTGCTCGAAGCCCGCCCCGAGCCGAGCGGTCCCGTGGAGCGCCGCGCGCAGAAGCGGAGCACGTCCGGTGTGGCCGGCGTCCGCCTCGCGTTCAAGAACGAGACGGCGTACATCGAAGCCAACTGGGTGGGGGACGACGGGCGCTCCGTGACCTCGTTCTCGGTGGGCCGGTGGGGCCTGCGTAAGGCGACGTGGCAGGCGTGCAAGAGCCGCGCCGTCGGCCTAGGCGTGCGCAATCCCGAACGGATTCAGACCATGTTCGAGACGGCATATCCGAACCTGCAGGAGAGCCTTGCCGCCGCGCTCGCGGAGCGCAACCAAGAGGCGTTGCCGACGCTCGGTGCTGGCGAAGTCGGCGGGGACGGGGCGATGCACCGCTCGGTGCAGGAGCCGAAGCAGCAGGAAGCGTAG
- a CDS encoding T9SS type A sorting domain-containing protein, with amino-acid sequence MSTSGTLSLAVLSLALILPFAAPAPCAQPEADSLAWELVGQPLEAHGLLAAGIADDLPLSVYANGPDGLFVIHSGEEDWTLVALRNDGGFRTNDDTFVSREGTLFGVGFSSLQRSPDGGQTWVYVLDGCGIAPIYTSAGALICNLDGHPSDTIARSTDDGLTWEPIDMWPTLEGRILPLTFATLPVSADLSSGRIVAGGNDAIVYSDDDGFSWEPTNLYAGFRYRINSIVRAPWGLIYAAVNDFAEDDIGGMWESFDGAVWTRVGQISAPPDNGGAQIIALGDSMLCSINPGETQDIQVYCSGDRGRTWAGTGVIAAEEAVGNAVRKEELIVGPEGRLWLGVTGVGPGTEGGVFRTVEPVVPVSAEDGPEPGKPGVELGAAYPNPSSGAVTVPLVLSEVAEVSVVVYDVLGRQVAVLADGRVEAGRHAFALDGGTLPAGLYIVRATVRTDDGTERAFSQRVSIVR; translated from the coding sequence ATGTCCACTTCTGGAACGCTGTCGCTTGCTGTACTGTCGCTCGCTTTAATCCTGCCGTTCGCCGCTCCGGCTCCGTGTGCGCAACCCGAAGCAGATTCTCTCGCGTGGGAACTCGTCGGACAGCCCCTTGAAGCACACGGCCTTCTCGCCGCCGGAATAGCCGACGATCTGCCGCTGTCGGTCTATGCCAACGGGCCGGATGGCCTCTTCGTCATCCACTCCGGCGAGGAGGACTGGACGCTCGTCGCCCTGCGTAACGATGGCGGCTTCCGCACGAACGATGATACCTTCGTCTCACGCGAGGGCACCCTGTTCGGGGTCGGGTTCAGCAGCCTTCAGCGCTCCCCCGACGGCGGGCAGACGTGGGTGTACGTCCTCGATGGCTGCGGCATCGCGCCCATCTATACGTCCGCTGGTGCCCTCATCTGTAATCTCGACGGCCATCCCTCGGACACGATTGCCCGGAGCACCGATGACGGGCTCACTTGGGAGCCGATCGACATGTGGCCGACGCTCGAAGGCCGCATCCTCCCGCTTACCTTCGCCACGCTCCCGGTCTCGGCTGACCTCTCCAGCGGGCGGATCGTCGCCGGCGGCAACGACGCCATCGTCTACTCCGACGATGACGGCTTCTCGTGGGAGCCGACGAATCTCTACGCCGGTTTTCGCTACCGAATCAACTCCATTGTCCGCGCGCCGTGGGGCCTGATCTACGCCGCTGTGAACGACTTCGCCGAGGACGACATCGGCGGGATGTGGGAGAGCTTCGACGGGGCGGTGTGGACACGGGTAGGGCAGATTTCGGCTCCTCCCGACAACGGAGGGGCGCAGATCATTGCTCTCGGTGACTCGATGCTCTGCTCGATCAACCCCGGCGAGACGCAGGATATCCAGGTGTACTGCTCGGGGGACCGTGGGCGGACGTGGGCGGGGACAGGCGTGATCGCGGCAGAGGAGGCGGTCGGGAACGCGGTGCGGAAGGAGGAACTCATCGTGGGACCAGAGGGGCGGTTGTGGCTGGGGGTGACGGGGGTGGGGCCTGGCACGGAGGGTGGAGTGTTCCGCACGGTGGAGCCGGTGGTTCCGGTGAGTGCAGAGGACGGGCCGGAGCCGGGAAAGCCGGGCGTTGAACTTGGCGCGGCGTATCCGAACCCGTCGAGCGGGGCGGTGACGGTGCCGCTTGTGCTATCGGAAGTAGCCGAGGTCTCGGTCGTGGTCTACGACGTGCTCGGGCGGCAGGTGGCCGTGCTCGCGGACGGGCGCGTGGAGGCGGGGCGTCACGCATTCGCGCTCGACGGCGGCACGCTACCGGCCGGGCTCTACATCGTGCGTGCCACGGTGCGGACGGACGATGGCACGGAGCGGGCGTTCTCGCAGCGGGTGAGCATCGTCCGCTGA